The following nucleotide sequence is from Betaproteobacteria bacterium.
CAGCGTCTCCAACAATTCGCCCATGAGATGCAGGGGCCAAGCATTCGGGCCATCGGATAGGGCCTTGGCGGGATCCGGATGAGTTTCAATGAATATCCCCGCGATGCCCGCCGCCACGGCTGCGCGCGCGAGCGCGGGTACGAACTCGCGCTGGCCGCCGCTTGCATCCCCGCGCCCGCCAGGCAATTGCACCGAGTGGGTCGCATCGAATACCACCGGACACCGCGTTTCGCGCATCACCACGAGGGAGCGCATGTCGGAGACGAGGTTGTTGTAACCGAACGAGAATCCGCGCTCGCACACCATGACATTGTCGGTGCCGCTCGCTTCCTTCGCCTTGGCCACCACGTTTTTCATCTCCCACGGGGAGAGAAACTGGCCCTTCTTGATATTGACCGGTCTGCCAGCCGATGCGGCGGCACGGATGAAATCCGTTTGCCGGCACAGAAACGCCGGCGTTTGCAGCACGTCCACGGCCGCCGCCGCGGAACTAATCTCATCCGTTTCGTGGATGTCCGTTAGCACCGGGACTCCGATGCTTCGCTGTACGTCCGCCAAGATGGCCAAGCCTTTTTCCATCCCCATCCCACGGTAAGACTTACTCGAACTGCGGTTCGCCTTGTCGTAGGAGGACTTGTAGATGAAGGGGATTCGCAGCTTGGCGCACAACTCCTTGAGCGTACCGGCCGTGTCCATGGCCATTTCTCGCGACTCGATGACGCAGGTCCCCGCGATCAGAAAGAACGGCTTATCGAGCCCTGCTTCGAAGTGGCACAGCTTCAAGCCCTTTTCTCCGCGCACGAGCGTTCCAAATCCACGGACACCACCTTGCTCCGCGATCCGTGCGCGAGCGCGGCGCGCACGAATGCGGTGAATAAAGGATGGCCCTTGCGCGGCGTGGAAGTAAATTCCGGATGGAACTGGCAACCGACGAACCAAGGATGATCTGGCAACTCGATCATCTCGCACAACTGCTTGCCTTCTGACGAGCGCCCCGATACCTTCAGTCCCGCCTTCTCCAGCGCCGGCAAATAGATGTTGTTCACCTCGTAGCGATGGCGGTGGCGCTCGGCGATCCGGTCGCTTCCGTAGATCTTGCGCGCGAGTGTATCGGCCCCCAACACGCAGGTCTGGCCGCCCAAGCGCATGGTACCTCCGAGATCGGAAGTAGCATCGCGCCGCTCCACCTTGCCTTCGCGGTCCTGCCATTCCGAGATGAGAGCAACCACCGGGTGCGGTGTATCCAAGTCGAACTCGGTACTGTGGGCACCCTGCAAACCGGCAACATTGCGCGCGAATTCGATCACCGCCAACTGCATCCCGAGGCAAATGCCGAGGTAAGGCACGTTATTCTCGCGCGCGTAGCGGGCCGCTTGTATCTTGCCCTCCACTCCCCGGCGGCCAAAACCGGGCGCCACCAGAATGGCGTCCATGCCCGCCAAACAACCCGCGCCTTCGGCTTCGATGGTCTCGGCGTCGATGTATTGGATATGGATCTTGCTGCGTGTGTGCAACCCAGCGTGGATCAGCGCCTCGGAGAGCGACTTGTAGGATTCCGTGAGTTCCACATACTTGCCCACGAAGGCGATAGTGACTTCGTGCTGGGGATGCTCCAGGGCTTCCACCAGTTTGTTCCAGGCGGATAGATCGGCCGCGCGCGCCAGGATATGAAGCTTGTGGCAGACGATCTCGTCCAGAATCTGGTTGTGCAGCATCGCCGGAATCTTGTAGATGCTGTCTGAATCCACCACCGAAATCACCGCCTCGGGCGCGACGTTGGTGAATAGCGCGATCTTGCGCCGCTCTTCCTCCGGCAACGGGCGGTCGGCGCGGCACAGCATAATATCGGGCTGTATGCCGATCTCGCGCAACTCCTTGACCGAGTGCTGGGTCGGCTTGGTCTTCAATTCACCCGCCGTCGCGATATAGGGCAGCAGCGTTAGATGAATGAAGCACGTGTTGATCTTGCCTTCCTCGATGCCCATCTGGCGAATGGCTTCAAGGAACGGCAGCGATTCGATGTCCCCCACTGTCCCGCCAATCTCCACGATGGCGAGATCGGACCCTTCCGCGCCCTTGCGGATATTGAGCTTGATTTCGTCCGTGATGTGGGGAATGACCTGCACCGTATGGCCCAGATATTCGCCCCGGCGCTCCTTGCGGATGACGTGGTCGTAGATCTGCCCCGTGGTGAAGTTATTCCGGCGACTCATCTTGGCGCTCGTGAAGCGCTCGTAATGGCCGAGGTCCAGATCCGTTTCGGCGCCATCCTCGGTGACAAACACCTCGCCGTGCTGAAACGGGCTCATGGTCCCCGGATCGACGTTGATGTAGGGATCGAGCTTCAGCATCGTGAGCTTGATCCCGCGAGATTCCAGGATCGCCGCTAGAGACGCGGCAGCGATCCCTTTACCCAGGGAGGAGACAACGCCGCCGGTAACGAAAATGTACTTTGTCACGCCCTGAACTTAGTCATGCCCGCGGAAAGGCGAGAGCCCCCATGTTACCAAAAGACAACTGCATAACAAGCGCAATGGTTTCCCGCGCGTTCCATCGTGTACCCAGATCAACGATGCGCCTCTTTCGCCAAGTAGAGCCAAGTCTCCACAACAGTATCCGGATTCATGGAGATGGTGTCGATGCCCTCCTCCACCAGCCACTTGGCGAAATCGGGATGATCCGACGGCCCTTGGCCACAGATGCCGATGTACTTGCCTTTTTTCTTGCAGGCGTCAATGGCCAGATGCAGCATGGCCTTGACGGCAGGGTCGCGTTCGTCGAAGGAACCGGCAACGATACCAGAATCGCGGTCCACGCCCAAGGTCAACTGAGTCATGTCGTTCGAGCCGATGGAATAGCCATCGAAGTACTCCAGAAACGCATCCGCCAACAGGGCGTTGGAAGGGATCTCGCACATCATGATCAAGCGCAGGCCGTTCTCGCCGCGCTTCAAGCCATTTTGTTCGAGCAGCGCCACCACTTGCTTGGCTTCGCTGGTGGTGCGCACGAATGGCACCATGATCTCGACGTTGGTGAGCCCCATCTCGTCGCGCACCTTCTTCATGGCCTGGCATTCCAACTGGAAACATTCCTTGAACCCGGGATCGATGTAGCGCGAAGCACCGCGAAAACCCAGCATGGGATTTTCCTCGTGAGGTTCGTAGCGCTGGCCGCCCAGCAGGCTGGAATACTCGTTGGACTTGAAGTCCGATAGGCGCACGATGACAGGCTTGGGGTAGAAAGCCGCGCCCAGGGTGGCGATGCCCTCCACCAGTTTTTCCAGATAGAAAGTCTTGGGGTCGGAGTAACTCGCCGAGCGCGCTTCCACGTCGCGCTTGAGATCCGGTGGCAAATTAGGATAGGCCAGCACTGCCTGCGGATGAATGCCGATCATGCGAGCGATGATGAATTCCAGGCGCGCCAAGCCCACGCCGGCGTTGGGTAAGCGCTGAAAATCGAAGGCCAGTTCCGGATTGCCCACGTTCATATAAATCTTGACCGGCGCCTTGGGCATGGCGTCCACGGAAAGATCCAGCACTTCCACATCCAGCTTGCCCCGGTAAACATAACCCGTGTCCCCTTCGGCGCAGGAGACTGTCACCTCGTCGTCCTCGCGCAAATTGCGCGTGGCGTCCGCGCAGCCCACCACCGCCGGAATTCCCAATTCGCGCGCGATGATGGCGGCGTGACAAGTGCGCCCGCCCCGGTTGGTGACGATGGCCGAAGCGCGTTTCATCACGGGCTCCCAATCGGGATCTGTCATGTCGGTGACGAGCACGTCGCCCGCGCGCACCCGTGACATCTCGGAGGCATCCGCCACCAATCGCACGGGACCGGTGCCCACGCGGTTACCGATGGCGCGCCCGGTCACCAGAATCTCGCTGCGCTCCTTGATGCGGTAGCGGCGCTGGGTGCCGGCCTTGGTGTGAACCTCCACGGTTTCGGGGCGCGCCTGCAGAATGTACAGCTTGCCATCGATGCCATCGCGCCCCCATTCGATATCCATGTGGCGCCCGTAATGCTTCTCGATGATGACGGCGAATTTCGCCAGCTCGGTGATCTGCGCATCGCTTATCGAAAAGCGCCGCCGCTGTGTCTCATCCACTTCCAGGGTACGCACCGAGCGCCCCGCCGCGCGCGAATCGGCGAATACCATTTTGATGAGCTTGGATCCCAGGGTCCGCCGCAGGATCGCGGGCCGCGCCGCGTTCAATGCGGGTTTGTAGACGTAGAACTCGTCGGGATTGACCGCGCCCTGCACCACGGTCTCGCCCAATCCATAGGATGAGGTGATGAACACCACTTGATCGAAACCCGACTCCGTGTCGAGCGAGAACATCACGCCACTGGCCGCGAGGTCGCTACGCACCATGCGTTGCACTCCCGCGGACAAGCCCACCTCGGCGTGGGCGAAGCCCTTGTGAACACGGTAGGCTATGGCGCGGTCGTTGTAGAGGGAGGCGAATACATGCTTGATAGCTTCGAGCAGATTATCGATGCCGTGTATGTTGAGGAAAGATTCCTGCTGCCCGGCGAAGGAAGCATCGGGCAAGTCCTCGGCCGTGGCCGATGAGCGCACGGCAAAAGACAGATCGTCGCTCCCGCCATGGGCCAGCGCCGCGTAGGCTTGCCGAATTTCCTGCTCCAGGCGCGCGGGAAAGGGGGCCGCCGTGATCATCTTTCGGATCCTGGCCCCAGCCTCCGCCAGCGCCTTGACGTCGTCGACGTCGATGGCGGTCACGATCTTGTCTATGGTCCGCGCCATGGCGTTCGCGGATAGGAACTCATGGTAGGCCCCGGCCGTGGTGGCAAAGCCGCCCGGGACGCGCACGCCCAGATGCTCCAACTGGCTGATCATTTCGCCTAGGGAGGCATTCTTGCCTCCCACCCTGGCGACGTCGGCCATGCGCAATCGATCCAAGGGCAAAACATAGGCTTCGCTGCTCATTTGTTCAATCGTCCATGCAAATTCAAACGTGGTATTTTATGGGCCACTTCAACCGCATCAATCGCCCATGGCATCCAAAAGAAGCGCTTTTTTTATCTCCGACCGCACTGGAATCACCGCGGAAATGCTCGGTCACAGTCTACTCACGCAATTCGACCAAGCTGGCTTCGTCGAACGCACCATGCCTTTCATCGATACAGAAGCGAAAGCGCTCCAAGCCGTTCAGGAGATTAACGCGGCCGGCGTGGCCGACGGCGTGCGCCCAGTGGTCATCAGCACCCTCGTCGATGCCAGCATCATAGCGGTAGTCACCCAAGCCCAAGCCCTGGTGCTGGACTGCTTTCAGATCTTCATCGCGCCCCTCGAGCAAGAACTTGGCATGCGCTCCGCTCACGCCGTGGGCCGCTCCCATAGCGTCACCAACACGGCGAGTTACTACAAACGCATCGACGCGGTGAATTTTGCCCTATCCTACGACGACGGCCAGTCCACCAAGGACCTGATCAACGCCGATGTCGTGCTGGTGGGTGTCTCGCGTTGCGGCAAAACCCCCACGTGCCTCTATCTCGCCTTGCAATACGGCATCAGGGCAGCCAATTATCCGCTAATTCCAGAGGACTTCGGCACCATGAAGTTGCCCTCGGCCCTTCGCCCCCTACGGGAAAAACTCTTCGGCCTCACCATCCTGCCCGAACGCCTTCACCAAGTTCGCACCGAGCGGCGCCCAGGAAGCAAGTACGCGGACCTGCAAAACTGCCAATCGGAAGTGCGCGAAGCCGAAACCCTCATGCGCAGCGAGACCATTCCATACCTGGACACCACCCACCGTTCTATCGAGGAACTGGCCTCGACCATCTTGCATCAAGGGCACCTACAGCGGCACTTGTACTGAGCATGTCCAACACCTCCCGCACCGGAGCGAAGCTGCGGCGGTGATGAACCGTGGCGCCATGCTCCCGTAGCACCGCCATATGCTTCGCCGTGGGATATCCCTTGTGCTGGTCAAAACCATAGGCTGGATACTCCTTGTGCAAGGACAGCATCAGGGCATCGCGAGCGGTCTTGGCTAGGATGGAAGCCGCGCTGATGGCGGGTTCAGTTCGATCCCCCCTGACGATGGTACGAGTGGCGATGCCTAGGGACGGGTCTTGATTTCCATCGACAAGTGCCAGCAAGGGCGTAACGCTCAGCCCCCGCACCGCGCGGCGCATGGCGAGCAACGTCGCTTGCAGGATGTTGTGCTGGTCGATTTCCTCAACGCTTGCGCTTGCCACGCACCACGACAATGCTTGCCCTCGAATGATTTCGCTCAGAACCTCGCGCTGGCGCGCGGATAACTTCTTGGAATCGGCGAGGCCCTCGATGGGACGCTCGGGATCCAGGATCACACACGCCGCGAACACAGGCCCCGCGAGAGGCCCGCGCCCAGCCTCATCGATACCGCAGCAAGGTTCAAGAAACCGGTTCGGCGAGGGCATGCAATCCCCGGGAACCCGGACTCGCGGTCTTTCTCTCCAGGATGGGACTCAGTGCGTCCAGCAAGCGTTGCTGCGTACCCGCGCGCAATGAGCGGTGAATGTCCAGAAAAGCGTCCTCTTGCCTGGCGCGAATATCCTTGTCCGCGATCTGATTCATCATCGCCTGCGCGAGAATCTCGGGCGTGGCATCGTCTTGCAGAATTTCCGGAACGATAAACCGACCCGCCAAGATATTCGGCAGCGCGACGTATGGCAGGGAATAACCGCGCCGCCGGATCATGCGGTAGGTCATGGGCGAGAGCTTATAGGTCACCACCATGGTGCGCTTCAACAACGCGGCTTCGAGCGCCGCCGTGCCAGAGGAAAGCAAGACGCCATCGGCGGCCGTCATCGCCATTTGCGCGTGGCCATACAACAGCGTCACCGGCACCGCCCCGGCTTCGCTTCGGTAGATGGCCTGCTCGAATATAAGGCGGGTCTTGCGGCTCAGCAAGGGCACGAGGAAGTGCGCGTGTTCATGCTGGGCGTGAATCAACTTCGCCGTTTTCACGAACAAATCCGCCATGTAACTCACTTCGCTCTCGCGGCTGCCCGGCAGCAAGGCTACGACCAAGCGATTCGCGCCCAGTTTGAATTGCTCGCGAGCGCTAGCCCGGTTCGGCCGCTCGGGAATGGCATCGGCCAGCGGATGCCCGACAAAGCTGCAGGGGACTTTGGCCCCTTGCAACAACTCAGCCTCGAAAGGCAATAGAGCCAGCACCAAATCGCAGGCGCGCCGTAGTTGCTTGACACGCTTGCCGCGCCATGCCCAGACCTGAGGCGCCACGTACTGAACGGTGGCGATACCGCGCTTCTTGAGTTTTTCCTCCAGCCCCAGGTTGAAATCCGGGGCATCTATCCCGATAAACAGGTTCGGCGGCTCGGACAGCAGGAGATCGGTGAGTTCCCTGCGAATCCTGAGAATCCGCGGTAGGCCGCGCAACACTTCCACATAGCCGCGCACCGCCAGATGCTCGGATTCGTGCAGGACGCGAAATCCTTCCGTGCGCATGCGCGGCCCGCCGATGCCATAACAGTCG
It contains:
- a CDS encoding CTP synthase, which produces MTKYIFVTGGVVSSLGKGIAAASLAAILESRGIKLTMLKLDPYINVDPGTMSPFQHGEVFVTEDGAETDLDLGHYERFTSAKMSRRNNFTTGQIYDHVIRKERRGEYLGHTVQVIPHITDEIKLNIRKGAEGSDLAIVEIGGTVGDIESLPFLEAIRQMGIEEGKINTCFIHLTLLPYIATAGELKTKPTQHSVKELREIGIQPDIMLCRADRPLPEEERRKIALFTNVAPEAVISVVDSDSIYKIPAMLHNQILDEIVCHKLHILARAADLSAWNKLVEALEHPQHEVTIAFVGKYVELTESYKSLSEALIHAGLHTRSKIHIQYIDAETIEAEGAGCLAGMDAILVAPGFGRRGVEGKIQAARYARENNVPYLGICLGMQLAVIEFARNVAGLQGAHSTEFDLDTPHPVVALISEWQDREGKVERRDATSDLGGTMRLGGQTCVLGADTLARKIYGSDRIAERHRHRYEVNNIYLPALEKAGLKVSGRSSEGKQLCEMIELPDHPWFVGCQFHPEFTSTPRKGHPLFTAFVRAALAHGSRSKVVSVDLERSCAEKRA
- a CDS encoding 3-deoxy-8-phosphooctulonate synthase; this translates as MKLCHFEAGLDKPFFLIAGTCVIESREMAMDTAGTLKELCAKLRIPFIYKSSYDKANRSSSKSYRGMGMEKGLAILADVQRSIGVPVLTDIHETDEISSAAAAVDVLQTPAFLCRQTDFIRAAASAGRPVNIKKGQFLSPWEMKNVVAKAKEASGTDNVMVCERGFSFGYNNLVSDMRSLVVMRETRCPVVFDATHSVQLPGGRGDASGGQREFVPALARAAVAAGIAGIFIETHPDPAKALSDGPNAWPLHLMGELLETLVEVDAAVKRRGFAENRLLANA
- a CDS encoding lipid-A-disaccharide synthase — translated: MAMRVAVVAGEASGDYLGAHLVRALKSKYPGIDCYGIGGPRMRTEGFRVLHESEHLAVRGYVEVLRGLPRILRIRRELTDLLLSEPPNLFIGIDAPDFNLGLEEKLKKRGIATVQYVAPQVWAWRGKRVKQLRRACDLVLALLPFEAELLQGAKVPCSFVGHPLADAIPERPNRASAREQFKLGANRLVVALLPGSRESEVSYMADLFVKTAKLIHAQHEHAHFLVPLLSRKTRLIFEQAIYRSEAGAVPVTLLYGHAQMAMTAADGVLLSSGTAALEAALLKRTMVVTYKLSPMTYRMIRRRGYSLPYVALPNILAGRFIVPEILQDDATPEILAQAMMNQIADKDIRARQEDAFLDIHRSLRAGTQQRLLDALSPILERKTASPGSRGLHALAEPVS
- a CDS encoding kinase/pyrophosphorylase; protein product: MASKRSAFFISDRTGITAEMLGHSLLTQFDQAGFVERTMPFIDTEAKALQAVQEINAAGVADGVRPVVISTLVDASIIAVVTQAQALVLDCFQIFIAPLEQELGMRSAHAVGRSHSVTNTASYYKRIDAVNFALSYDDGQSTKDLINADVVLVGVSRCGKTPTCLYLALQYGIRAANYPLIPEDFGTMKLPSALRPLREKLFGLTILPERLHQVRTERRPGSKYADLQNCQSEVREAETLMRSETIPYLDTTHRSIEELASTILHQGHLQRHLY
- a CDS encoding ribonuclease HII; its protein translation is MPSPNRFLEPCCGIDEAGRGPLAGPVFAACVILDPERPIEGLADSKKLSARQREVLSEIIRGQALSWCVASASVEEIDQHNILQATLLAMRRAVRGLSVTPLLALVDGNQDPSLGIATRTIVRGDRTEPAISAASILAKTARDALMLSLHKEYPAYGFDQHKGYPTAKHMAVLREHGATVHHRRSFAPVREVLDMLSTSAAVGALDARWSRPVPR
- a CDS encoding phosphoenolpyruvate synthase; the encoded protein is MSSEAYVLPLDRLRMADVARVGGKNASLGEMISQLEHLGVRVPGGFATTAGAYHEFLSANAMARTIDKIVTAIDVDDVKALAEAGARIRKMITAAPFPARLEQEIRQAYAALAHGGSDDLSFAVRSSATAEDLPDASFAGQQESFLNIHGIDNLLEAIKHVFASLYNDRAIAYRVHKGFAHAEVGLSAGVQRMVRSDLAASGVMFSLDTESGFDQVVFITSSYGLGETVVQGAVNPDEFYVYKPALNAARPAILRRTLGSKLIKMVFADSRAAGRSVRTLEVDETQRRRFSISDAQITELAKFAVIIEKHYGRHMDIEWGRDGIDGKLYILQARPETVEVHTKAGTQRRYRIKERSEILVTGRAIGNRVGTGPVRLVADASEMSRVRAGDVLVTDMTDPDWEPVMKRASAIVTNRGGRTCHAAIIARELGIPAVVGCADATRNLREDDEVTVSCAEGDTGYVYRGKLDVEVLDLSVDAMPKAPVKIYMNVGNPELAFDFQRLPNAGVGLARLEFIIARMIGIHPQAVLAYPNLPPDLKRDVEARSASYSDPKTFYLEKLVEGIATLGAAFYPKPVIVRLSDFKSNEYSSLLGGQRYEPHEENPMLGFRGASRYIDPGFKECFQLECQAMKKVRDEMGLTNVEIMVPFVRTTSEAKQVVALLEQNGLKRGENGLRLIMMCEIPSNALLADAFLEYFDGYSIGSNDMTQLTLGVDRDSGIVAGSFDERDPAVKAMLHLAIDACKKKGKYIGICGQGPSDHPDFAKWLVEEGIDTISMNPDTVVETWLYLAKEAHR